The genomic window TGAACTAGAGAGTAGTTGTGGCATGATCGGAGGTCGACCAAACCAGGCTCTGTACTTCCTGGGCTACGTGGATGATGAGGTTCTCTACCTAGATCCCCATACAACGCAAAGAACGGGTGTCGTGGGGCAGAAGACAGCTGCGGCAGAACAGGACTACGACGAGACCTACCATCAAAAGCATGCTGCTCGCCTAAGCTTCTCCGCCATGGACCCCTCGCTGGCTGTTTGTTTCCTCTGCAAGACCAGTGATAGTTTCGAGGCCCTGTTAACCAAGTTGAAGGAGGAGGTGCTCAGCCTCTGCTCGCCGGCTCTCTTCGAGATCAGCCAAGCACGTGCTGTCGATTGGGACACCACGGAGGACATCGACTGGCCCACCATGCCGGATATCGATTGGCCTGCGGGCACCTCGGATTCGGACTCCTTTGCCATAGTTGGTAAGTGCTGCTGAAAGTGCCTAAATCGCAGTCTGAATCAACAGTCCGCAGTTCCACTCTGATTTCACTCAATAATTTCACTCCATTTTCCAGAAGAGAGCGGTAGGGACAGCGACGCCGGCTGTAGCGGCGCCAGTGGCAGCGGCAAAAAGCCCAGTGAGAGCGCCGCCATTTGAGAGGACGCAGTCGGAGCGCCTGCGCCGCACCAGAACAGATGAAACCCAGCCAGGCGAAAGTGGAGCACCCGATGAGATGGTGGACGAGGAGAAGAAGCGAGTGGGGCGAGAGGCCGAGCCCCCTGCAGATGCTGCGAATGCAATAAACTAAGGCTAAAGTGCATAATTAGACGAGTGGTTGAGATTTAGATTTTAGTATGTTTACGATTTGTACGAATGCGGTTCTTAGCGATTCATAATGCTGCTTTATTGTACGCGATTGACTCCACGGGAGACAAtttggcaaacacacacacagagcgACACATACAGACACACACCGCTTTTTGATGatcaattaaacatttttatgcaacGTTGTACATTGAAGACTCGATGAGATCGAGGCAATCGCCTTAGCCCAGTGTGTATTTATATGTTTGTAATCGTAATATTCATTTTCCTTTCGTATATTCGTCTGTATATGCTCAAAAATGGACCAACAACTAAATACATAATACTTGgactatatgtatatatctatatatatatgtatatatcaacTTTGCTATCCGCCTCTGGACTCAACGGCTGGACCAACTCAAGCTACACGAACCAAGGAACTTTCTCGAATGAGTAACCAAGATGAGGATGTAGGAAACTACGTTAACAAGAAACACGCGGCTACGCAGCTGGCAAATTGACACTAATTGGGCTTGACCTCTGTTCTTCCGGGCTAATTCCCGCAGAAAGGCAAACTGGGATTTGCAGATCAAGGTATCCACTTCTCCTACAAATTGGATCTGACCAAATCAGAAGACAGTTCTTTCTATAAGTGAACCATTTTTGTTGCTTGCttttcaaatgcatttaaatgtaGCATTTTATCCATCATTTTTAGATATTCAGGGTAAATTCTCTATTGTATTCACTATAAACTTTTCTAATCTCAATTTGATGGTTCCCAATCAAGCACTGGGAGTTTACAGTGCAACCTTGGATATTGAAAGCTGATAAAAATGGACTAGCCTCTAGAAAGGAAGGACTTTTGAGCTACTTTTTGTTAATCCATCTTGGAGTTCATTGAACCTCAGTTTCCTTTCAAAACCCCCAGTTTGCCTTCCCATCGGGGAACTCAAGACCCAGCAGAACCAGGAGAGTAATATGAACATTCAACAACTATTTTCGGATGTCTTAGAGTATGCAGCACGATCTCTCAATCCGCTTCTCCGCCTTGGGCTCGCTGTGCAGGGCCATCTCCACGTGCTTGCGTGCCAGCCAGGACTGCTTCTGCAACCGATTGACCACGATCCTGTAGGCGCCAATGATGTCGGAGCGGGGGCCACTCTGCCTGGCGTTGATCAGCATCTCAGAGGTCAGGCCCAGCTCGGCCAGGATCTGCCGCGCCTCGAACTCCAGTGCTCCCAGCTGGCTCAGATCCTCGGTGCTCGTGGGCAGCATGACGCAGCTGCCCGTCTCCGCATCGTAGTTCTTGAACAGGGGACAATCGTCGGCCACCTCCACGTTCCACGGATTGATCTTGGCCGAACCGCACTGCCCACCGTTGGCCAGCTGCTTCTCCGGTTCCGTTTCCATGGGCGTGACCTTCTTCTTGAGGCTGCCACAGAACATGTATCTCCTGGCTGGACGCTTTGCCTGCTCGGTGGCCTGTGGCTCCTTCAGCTGACTTGATGCCGGTGCCAAAAGTTCGTGACCCATCTCGATCGGTTGCAGGAAGTTCTGCACAAACATCTCGTCCTGCTGCCTGGTGTTCATGCTGATGGCCGGCTTCTTGACCACCTCCGCATAGCGATCCCTTAGCGAGGCGGACTTGCGCAGCCGATGGGACTTGCTGCGCACCCAGAAGATGGACCTCTTGACCGGCTTCCTGTGCTGGTTGATCTCCCACTGCATGAGTTCTGCGCTTAGCTTGGGACAGGTCACAAACTGGCTTTTCAGCATGTCGTCGATGGTTGGCCGCTGGGCGGGTATGTGGATCAGGATGCGTTCTAAAAGGAATATTGGTTATAaccataattttatttattatctatAACTTATTATTACTTACGTATAAGTCTTATGCAGGGTAAGCTGAGCTGACCGGGCAGCAGATAGTCGCCCTTCAGGATGGCCGCTTTCAGGCCGGGAATCGTGGGTGCCCGGAAGGGCATGTTTCCGACCACCATGAAGTAGAGCAGGATGCCCAGGGCCCACACATCCACGGGGGCTCCAATGTAGTGGTCATCGGAGAAGAGCTCGGGCGCCGCATACGGCGGGGATCCGCAGAACGTGTCGAGCTTTTGATTGGCACCTGTCAAGGCGAATGAAATCGAATGAAATTGATTAGATGGCCGACGAAGCGAACTGCTCGTTCACCCGTACCATTGATGAGTTGGGTGCTGAAACCGAAGTCGGCCAGCTTGAGGCGATCCTCGGAGAGGAGCAGGACATTCTCCGCCTTGATGTCCCGATGCACGTAGCCCAGACTGTGCTGCAAGTGCGAATCGATTCCATTAATTTTgcagaaattaattaattgcatattataAACACGCatgcaaattaatattaaataggCCATAAATCTCTCTGTGAAAGATTTAACATGAATTATGACCAGATGGCAATATTGATTTTTGGTTGAgatacaattaaattatatttgccACCATTAATTGGGTCGTTTCTGTAGTAATTGTACGATGGACTTACCATATGTTTGACTGCCAGGAGGAGCTGCTTCAGCAGGGGAGCCGCATGAATCTCCCTCAGTGGACCGCCTTGGGTGATGTGGTTGTACAGCTCGCCACCGCGAATCCACTCGGTGACCAGGTAGACCCGGCCCAGAGTTTCGACCACCTCGAAAAGCCTGCAATGCATACGAATAATATAGGACCCACATAGAATAGAGCTGAGATTCCCTTGCACCTCAGTATATTTGGATGGTGAACACACTCGAGAGTGGCTATCTCGCTGGACAGCATTCGCAGCGCCTTGGCATCGAGTCCGGCCCGATCCAGGTCCACCACCTTAATGGCCACTTTGTCTGTAAGTCATtatgattttgtttactttctAATCTGATTTTATGCCTCTTGCTCTGCGACTTACCACGCGTCAGCTGGTGGACAGCGAGTTTCACTTTGGAGAAGTTGCCGCGTCCGATGTCGCCACAGAATCTGTAGAGGCCAATGCGACGGCCGATGGTTACCTGTTTCGGAATAGTTAATATAGTACCAGTGCCTTCTTGGTGCTCTTAATCCTCTAGAGAAACTAATAGAAATTCTAGCTGCGCTTTCAACAAACTGATGTTGAAAGTCGCAGCACTTCCGGAACACTTTCGTCAGGGACAAGGCTCTTGGTCTAAGGTTAAGTAATCCGAGGCAGCGATTATTTGATACGCCAAAGTACACATGTTCCAGCAATTAACATTGACCGCTCCTGTAATTTATGCACTCGGAGCACCCGGAGCCTTCCGTTCAAGAATTCTAGGTATTGCAATTAGCCAAGGTCAAGTGCGGCACTCTTTTTGTTAATGTAATTTGAACTGTGCACTGCACTTGACGTTGAcgttgccgctgccgctgcttttGGCTTGTTGCTCGCCATTCCTTTCAGCTCTTGGCTTTCGCGGTGTTTTTTGCTCGTTAATCCACCTTTGAGACATCGAGAGGGGCGAGCGGGCGCTAATTAAGGAACgcaacgcggcgtatacgtaatgcggATAGCTTGCGTTCGGTCACACGCGCATTCTGCATCGCAAGCCTCAAATAGGCGTCGAACGAGCTCACACAAAGACAGCAAATCCGCGGGGCACTGGCAAAAAATCGAAGCAACTTTTTGCTAAAAACAAATACTACAAGTACAATACTGAGATATTAATAAACACATACGGTGCCTCAATTAtgcatggtttttgttttgcgaaAGTTTTTTTAGAATGAGATTAAAATACACAAGGTGTGTgaattttttccagtgtacCACCACAACACCGCTGCTGCACAAGCAAATTAGCCTTGAACCCATGCATAATTGCAGCGCCGCAGCAGAGGGTTTGTGTATTAGctaacacacccacacacgcgCAGGGGCGGGGCACACCTACACGGAACATGGAACATGGCCCAAGAACAACAAGCGACAATAACCTGGCTTTCGCTGTGACGTCAGAGTGTTGGGGTAACCCCCGCTTTTGCATTGCAGGTTGCATTGAAAACGCACTTGTTTATGACATACAATTCATCATGCACAAGGACACGCGAATCTGGCACAATAAGTTGGCGACACAATGCGAGTATAAACTCAGCCATAACAATTTGCAGCTCTCACGGATGCGACACCACACAGGATGCGCAGGATATTTGCTTTTTTACGGCACTTGGCTGCTTGGCATGGGAAAATTATCTAAGCGCCATTTCATGTTGGGTGTGAACAATTTTCAAGCTACCTCATTTATTGGCACTAATTTTGATTGGGCTGTAACATAAAAATGCACttcatttaaatgaaatttatttaactacaAAAATACTGTTTATCTGTTTGGTTTAAATTATAGCAGATAAATTTGCCAACTTTACTGTACGAAGCATATCACGTATACGAGGTGTTGTCCCTGCTTGACTATGAATCAAATCATAACGTTTGCTTATATATTCCCTTACCCGTTTCCCTAACTCCCAACGCCGTAACTCCAATTTACtcgaaatttatttcaaaagttgGTCTGCCACCGCGCGGCATGACTAATGGCGGGGGTAATTGACATTAACCGAGCCATTGCGGCCACGCGGCGAACAGGAACACCTACAAATGCACAGGTGAATGGCTGCCAGTGGGGTAGTGGACAAGTGGGGTAGTGGGCCACCCAGCTGGAGACGGGAGTTGGATACGAGTTGGAGACTCGGAGACCCCTTGATTTCGAAATCGCCGCCACaggcatttcaatttgcactCACCTCGTGGCCGCAGCGCGGATCGCATTGCAGCGCCTTGGTGAGCCGCTGGTAGGGCGGAGTGGGCGGGGGCGGCTGACAAATTGTCAGGGGCGTCGTCGTCAGCGGGGGGGGCGCCGACGTCACCT from Drosophila yakuba strain Tai18E2 chromosome 2L, Prin_Dyak_Tai18E2_2.1, whole genome shotgun sequence includes these protein-coding regions:
- the LOC6526379 gene encoding serine/threonine-protein kinase MARK2 — its product is MLSSEIATLECVHHPNILRLFEVVETLGRVYLVTEWIRGGELYNHITQGGPLREIHAAPLLKQLLLAVKHMHSLGYVHRDIKAENVLLLSEDRLKLADFGFSTQLINGANQKLDTFCGSPPYAAPELFSDDHYIGAPVDVWALGILLYFMVVGNMPFRAPTIPGLKAAILKGDYLLPGQLSLPCIRLIQRILIHIPAQRPTIDDMLKSQFVTCPKLSAELMQWEINQHRKPVKRSIFWVRSKSHRLRKSASLRDRYAEVVKKPAISMNTRQQDEMFVQNFLQPIEMGHELLAPASSQLKEPQATEQAKRPARRYMFCGSLKKKVTPMETEPEKQLANGGQCGSAKINPWNVEVADDCPLFKNYDAETGSCVMLPTSTEDLSQLGALEFEARQILAELGLTSEMLINARQSGPRSDIIGAYRIVVNRLQKQSWLARKHVEMALHSEPKAEKRIERSCCIL